CACGGGCGAGGTCATCACCCGGACCGTGGATTACGAACTGGCGGGACGCAGTATTACCCTCTTCAGACGCCCGTGATGTCAAAGTGATGCCGCCGCCCGTGCGGCGGTGTCATACAGGGATGAAATGGTGCGCAGCAGCTGGGCGGTGTCACCGATAGAAGCACCAGCAATCCCGCTTTCGGCATGAATGTTGATCAGACACGCTTCGCGCACATCCCGGTATTTCATGCACAGCGCTTTACCCGCCTCCGTGGTGGAGAAGAAGAGCTCTTTTCCTGCCTTTTCACTGGTGACGTAGCCCGCCTTGACCAGTTTTTTCAGCGCATAGGTCACCACGTGGGTGTCTTCCACGTTGAGCACAAAACAGATATCGGCCAGCTTCTTCTTGCGATTGCGGTGATTCACATGATGCAAAAGCGAGACGTCAAAGGCGCCCATATCCGGCTCACCGGCGGCCGTCATGCAGCGCACCATCCATTTATTGAACGCGTTGCTGGTCATGATCAGCGCGTACTCCAGCTCCGACAGCTCCGCGCAGCGCTCGGAAACCAGATGGCGGGAGGAGACGATCCGGCCGTCGTTAATGTCGTCGTGATTCATTGATGCAGCACTTTTCTTCAGGGTCATAACGTTCCTTACGGGAGTGTGGCTGTTGCCCGGAAATGTAAACTCATCGATAAAATAAGAACATTTTATTGATAAATTGTTTACATGTTTTTGCGGTTCAGATATAGCTTTTTAACGCAGGTTTTCGAAGCCTGCCGTAAAACACAACATCGCTCGCCGCAAATTAAAAAAATAGCCGTCGGCGCGCAACGCTCACTTTGGATAGGGTAACGTTTATGGACGGTTCTGCACTGTTGCCGCTTATCGGGATCCCGGTGGTGGTTATTGGTTTTGCCCTGCGCTTCAATCCGCTACTGGTGGTTGTGGTAGCGGGGCTGGCGACGGGTCTGCTGGTTGGGATGGATTTCGGCATGCTGCTGGAAACCTTCGGCGAGAAGTTCGTCAACAGCCGCTCTCTGGCCACTTTCATTCTGATCCTGCCGGTTATCGGTTTGCTGGAATATTACGGTCTTAAAGAGCGCGCGCAGGCGTGGGTGGCGAAGATCGCCAGCGCCACCTCGGCGCGTATTCTGATGATCTATTTTGTCGCCCGTGAGGGGACGGCCGCGCTGGGGCTGATGTCGCTGGGTGGTCATGCCCAGACGGTGCGTCCGCTGCTGGCGCCGATGGCCGAAGGGGCGGCGCTGAATGAGTACGGCGAGCTGCCCCAGTATATCCGCGACAAAATCAAAGCCCATGCCGCCGCGTGCGACAATATCGCGGTGTTCTTTGGCGAGGATATTTTTATCGCCTTCGGGGCGGTACTGCTGATCGACGCCTTCCTGAAGGAGAACGGTATTCAGGGAATTGAACCGCTGCATATCGGCCTGTGGGCGATCCCGACGGCGATTGCGGCATTGATAATTCATATGACGCGTCTGCTGCGCCTGGATGCCAGCATCCGTCGCGACGTGATGACCTGGAAAGCCGGGCAGGGAACGCAGGAGATCGCGCCATGATGACGCTGCTCACTATCAACCGCGTGTACTACCTGATTGGCTTTGTCGTGATGCTGCTGGTGATCATGACCCTGCGCGATCGCGCCAATCCCAAACGCTTTACCACAGCACTGTTCTGGTTTCTGTTCGGTGGGATCTTCCTGTTCGGTGACCTGATGGTGCAGGAGCTGGGTCGCTCGCTGGCGTACCGGATCATTGGCGGCGCCGTGATTGTGATAGCGCTGCTGGCAGGCTTTGGCCTGGTTGGAAAAGGGCACTACAAAATGGCCAGCGAGCCCGAGCGTATTGCCTCCTCAAACCGGCTGAAAAACTGGCTGTTTTTACCGGCCCTGATGATCCCGGTGGTGACGGTTATCGGCACGCTGTTCCTGAAAGGGGTGTCGATTGGCGGGGTTTACCTGCTCGATCAAAAACAGCTCACGCTGGCGGCGCTGTGCGTGGCCTGTGTGGCGGCGATCCTTACCGGCTGGTGGCTGACAAAGGGCACGCCGCTGCATGCCGTCCGTCAGTCTCGCCGCCTGGTGGATACCATTGGCTGGGCGGTGATCCTGCCGCAGATGCTGGCCATGCTGGGCGGGGTCTTCGTGGTAGCCAATACCGGCAACTCCGTGCAACAGGTGGTCAGCCTGTTTGTGAACCCGGATAACCGCTTTATGCTGGTGGTGATCTATTGCGTGGGTATGGCGCTGTTCACCATGATCATGGGCAACGCCTTTGCGGCCTTCCCGGTGCTGAGTGCCGGTATCGCCTTACCGTTCCTGATCCACGTGCATCACGGTAACCCGGCACCGCTGCTGGCGATTGGTATGTACGCAGGCTATTGCGGCACGTTGATGACGCCGATGGCCGCGAACTTCAACATCGTTCCCGCCGCGTTACTGGAGCTGAAAGACAAATATCAGGTCATAAAGATCCAGATCCCGACCGCGTTAACCCTGCTGGTGGTGAACGTGTTCCTCATGTATTTCCTCGTGTTTCGCTAAGGAGCTGTCATGGAATTAACGCAACATCAGGCTGACGCATTTGCCCGCATGCCTTTGACCTATTTGCGTCAGGAATACCCGAACCACATCATGCACCTGCTCAATGATGATGGCGACGTGCTGCCGCCTCGCGAACTGCACCCGATTTTCTACGGCTGTTTCGACTGGCACTCGGCGGTGCACGGCTACTGGCTGCTACTGCGCTGCCTGCGTCTTTACCCGCAACTGTCGTGCCGGGAAGACATTATCACCCTGTTTGCCGACCATCTCACGCCAGAAAAGGTGGCACAGGAGTTGGCCTATTTCAACGCGCCGTTCCGCGCCTCGTTCGAACGCCCGTATGGTTACGGCTGGCTGCTGGCGCTGGCTCAGGAGCTAAAACAGTCATCGCTGCCGCAGGCGGCAGGCTGGTATCAGACGCTTGAGCCGTTAACGCAGGACATTCGCAACCGCCTGGTGGATTACCTCAGCAAGCTGACGTACCCGATCCGGGTTGGCACGCATTACAACACCGCGTTTGCGCTGGCGCTGGGGGTCGATTACGCCCGGGCGGTGGAAGATAGCGCGCTGGAGAGTGCCATTCTGGAGGCGGCGACGCGGTTTTATCTCGCGGATACGCAGTATCCGGCTCACTATGAACCGGGTGGCGATGAGTATGTGTCCGGCGCGCTGACAGAAGCCCTGCTGATGAGCAAAGTGGCGGAGAATTTCCCGGCCTGGTTCGACGCGTTTCTGCCCAATATCGGGGCCGTTGCGGCGCTGATGAACCCGGCAGAAGTGAGTGACCGTACCGACCCGAAAATTGCCCATCTGGACGGATTAAACCTCAGCCGCGCCTGGTGCATGAAGCATATTGCCAGTGTGCTGCCGGAGGATCATCCGGCGCAGCAGGCGCTGCGTGATGCGGTGGCGAAACACCTGACGGCGAGCGTCGAGCATGTTGTCGGCAGTCACTACAGCGGTGGGCACTGGCTGGCGAGTTTTGCGCTGCTGGCGCTGGAGTAAATATGGGGGCAGCGTCGCAGGACGCTGCCCTGGCGTTTATGCCGTAGCCCTTCGCGCGTTACGCAGTCTGCTAACGCTAAATAACACCGATGTAGTTGACGCGATCACCGCGATCCACAGCGCAAGATGAACGGCACCGTCATCCAGCGTCTGATGGTCTGACCCTGCGGTCGCGGCCAGCAAAACACCCACCACGGCGGCACCGAGACACTGGCCAAACGTTCTGACAATGGACAACACCCCCGATGCATAGCTGGCATACTCCCGGGCAACGTTAGAGAGCATTTCCCGGTTATTGGGACTCTGGAAACAGCCAAAGCCGATACCGCATACCAGGCTCCTGAGGCAGATATCCCAGGCAGAAGGGCTGGCCGGCAGCGTCGCCAGCAAAATCAACCCAACGACAAAAATCATCAGCCCGAGGGTCGAAATCAGCGGCGCGGAGATCGTATCTGCCCAACGGCCCGCGTGCGGCGCAATGAGTACAATACCTATGGGCCAGGGGGTGAACAGTAACGCGGCGATCGCCGGGCTATAGCCGTACACGCTCTGAAAGAGAAACGGCAGCGCGACAAAGGTAATGCCCTGACTCACAAATGAAGCCAGCGAGGTGAGGGCGGCGAGGGTAAACCGTCCGTTGCTGAATATCACCGGCGGCAGAATGGGGCTCCGGGTGCGACGGATATGCCAGACAAAGGCAATAAGACTGATCGTGGCGACAAGTGCCCAGTAACCCGTGCTGATGGCGTGCGCTGTATTCTCTACGCTGTTTGCCGCCATGATCATCGACCCCAGCAGGATGACGGACAACAGGGCACCGGGCACGTCGAACGGAGATGTATCAGTGCCCGTCGTCCGCGGCAGCGCTTTCCATGCCAACAGCAGGGCAATCGAGCCCGGGATAATGTTGATTGCGAACAACCATTGCCAGCTCAGGACATCCAGGATTGTTCCGCCCAGCACCGGCGCAATGGCAGTACTGGAAGCGATAAGCAGAGCATGCAGCCCCAGAATGCGGCCAAGCAGCCGTCCCGGGAATACCGAGCGCAGGATCGCCGGGGCAATACTCAACGTGGCCGCGCCGCCGATACCCTGCAGAATTCGCATCCCGATCAGCATTTCCGGCGTTGTTGCCAGCGCGCAGCCGAGCGAGGTCAGGGTAAACGAAGCCAGTCCCGCCAGAAACACCGGGCGGTAACCCACGCGCGCGGCGAATGCGGCGAAGATGGCTAACGTCATGGCCGCAGACAGCAGATAGCCGTTGGCGAACCAGACAGCGACGTTCGCGGGCACCTGCATCGCGCTGGCCATCGATGGCAGGGCAATGTTGATTATGGTGCCGTCGAAGACTCCCATCAGCGTGGTGGTCATCACCGCGGCCATCACCCGGGCGCGTTCATGTCCCGGTAACCCTTCGTCGCCGGGTTGGTTTGAAAAGAGCGTCATCGTGTTTTCTCCAGGGAAAAATGTTGATGACGACACTATAGTAATCGGTTATACAGGGCGGAAGACGCAGCCTTTGCACTTATTTGTTGCATGAAACGCCTTATATGAGGAGTCACCGTGACCGATCCTGATTTCAATTTACTTGTCGCGCTTGACATCCTGCTGGCTGAAGCCAGCGTGGCGGGGGCGGCGCGGCGTCTTAATCTCAGCACCTCAGCCATGAGCCGTACGCTGAGCAGGCTTCGTGAGGTCACCGGCGATCCGATTCTGGTGCGGGCCGGGCGTCAGATGGTGCTGACACCGTGGGCCGAAGCCACCCGGGATCGCGCCCGGCATGCGCTGCATGAGGCCAGGGCGGTGCTGCAGCCTTCAACGGACACGTTCCGGGCAGAAAATCTTGAACGGGTGTTTACCGTCAGAGCCAATGATGGCTTTGTGGTGGCGTTTGGCCCGTTGCTGATTGCGGCCGTTGCGGAAGCAGCGCCGGACGTCTGTATTCGCTTTGCCCCGAAACCGGAGAAAACGTCGCGTTATCTGCGGGAAGGACTGGTTGACCTGGAAATTGGTGTGCAGAGCAACATGGGGCCCGAAATTCGTCTGCAGCGGCTGTTTGAAGACCATTTCGTGGGCGCGGTACGCAAAGGGCATCCGCTGGCAGCGCTGCCAACAGTCAGCCTTGAGGATTATGTCGCCTGGGGTCATGTGGTGACCGCCCCGAACGGATCATCACACGGTTTTGTTGATGATGCCCTGGCCGCGCGGGGGATGAAACGCAAAATCGCCAGCGTGGTGCCCGGTTTTCCGACTGCGTTATCCGTGGCGCTGGCGTCCGATCTGATTGCGATGGTCCCGGCGTTGTATCTGCTCAATCAACCGATGAGCGAGAATGTGCACATCTTTGAACTGCCATTTCCCACCCGCACCATTACCGTTTCACAGATGTGGCACCCGCGAATGGAGCAGGACCCGGGCCACCGGTGGCTCAGAGAGAAGGTGCTAGCGGTGTGCCATCAGTCGCGGCACCGATAATATAAAACGGGTCGACACGGCATCGGATTCCACACGCACGTTGCCGTGATGCGCGGTGATGATGGATTTCACAATCGCCAGGCCGATCCCGCTGCCTTCGCCTTTTCGCTGTCTGGACGGATCCACCCGGTAAAAGCGGTCGAACAGCCGGGGCAAATGCGCTTCAGGAATAGGCTTGCCGGGGTTGGCAACGATCAGTTCGCACGCATTTTCCTTTTCGCTTACCGACACGGTCACCGTTTCTCCTTCCGGCGTATAGCGCAGGGCATTGGAGAGCAGGTTATTGATGGCTCTTCGGAACATCTGCGGATCGCCGTCTATCAGGCAAGGCGTCCCGTTAAAACGCAGCGTGATATGGCGTTCTTCCGCCCAGGCCTCGAAGAAATCAAAGACTTTCATCACCTCCGCGCTCAAATCAAAGGTTACCCGATCAGGGACCAGCTGATTATTATCCGCCTGGGCCAGGAACAGCATATCGCTGACCATGCGGGTCATCCGGTTGTACTCTTCCAGGCTGGAGTACAGCACATCCTCCAGCTCTTTCGGCGAGCGGTTCTGGCTTAACGCAATTTCCGTTTGCGTTACCAGATTGGTGATCGGGGTTCTGATCTCATGGGCGATATCGGCAGAGAAGTTTGCCTGACGGGTAAAGACATCCTCAATTTTTTCAATCATGTGGTTAAACGAGATCACCAGCTGTTCCAGCTCAACCGGCACCCGCGACGGCTCAAGCCTCGCATCCAGATTCTCTGAGGTGATATTTTTTATCGCATTGCTGACGTTACGCAGGGGCAGGTGTCCCTGACGAACCGCGATGCGAATGAGCAGAACAATCAGCAGGCTGATCGCCACCGCGATGGCAATCAGGTTCTTTTTCAGCGCCTCGAGGTAGTGAAGATGAAAATTAATGGAGAGGCCGATCAGCATGACATAGTGTTGTTCTTTTCCCTGCAATGTCGCCGTGCCGGAAGAGGCGATAATCCGGTACGTTTCCATCTTCATCTCGGACCCGGCGTGCATCGCCTTGCCAGCATCCTCCACCGTCCAGAGAAAGACATCCTGCGCGCGGCGATGGGCGCTGAAATCCGCGGTATTCACCGCTGGCCGGATGGCCTCGCCCTGTGAGCTGAAGAGCACATTGCCACGGGGATCGAGCAGCAGGACGGCAACGTTGCGATAGCTGGCAAGCGACTCTTTGATTTTGCTGATTTTCTTTTCATCCGGATCCGCGGGCGACTGCAGTATGCGGTGCATGGCGCGGCTGATTTGTTGCAGATCGCTGATATCCTGCTCGGCAAAGTGTTTTTCAACGGAGTGGAGCATAAACCAGGTAAACGCGAAAAAAGCCAGAATGGTGGAGAGACTGATAAAGAACGTCAGGCGCAGAGCCAGGGAGAAGGGGCGTCTGGCGGGCTTACTGTGCATCCGGAACCTCCAGCATATAGCCCACGCCGCGCACCGTCTGGATCAGCTTCGGTTCATAATCGTTGTCGATTTTGGCGCGTAACCGCTTCACCGCGACGTCAATCGCGTTGGTGTCGCTGTCGAAATTCATGTCCCAGACCTGCGCAGCAATCAGCGAGCGGGGCAGCACTTCACCCTGATGGCGAACAAAAAACTCCAGCAGGCTGAACTCTTTGCTGGTGAGCAGAATGCGGTTTCCGGCGCGGTTTACCTTTCGTGATACGAGGTCGATGCTCAGATCTGCCACCGTAAACTGGCTCTCGGCGATCACCGTATTGCCGCGTCGTAACAGCGTTCTGACCCGGGCGAGCAGCTCAGCAAAGGCAAAGGGCTTAACCAGGTAATCATCCGCCCCCAGTTCCAGGCCTTTCACCCGGTGTTCAATGGTGCCGAGAGCCGACAGCAACAGGACCGGCATTCCCTTTCCGGCAGAACGGAGCATGCGGATGATATCCCAGCCGTTCACATCAGGGAGCATGATATCCAGAATGAGCAGGTCATAATCGGCGGTCATGGCGAGATGGTAGCCTGTCAGGCCGTTGTCAGCGCGATCCACCACAAAGCCCGCTTCCGTAAGCCCTTTGCTGAGGTACTCACCGGTTTTAATTTCGTCTTCAACAATCAATATTTTCATCACGCTTCCCCGACTGGCTGCTCAGCACATTCTATTGCACCCGCGACCGTTAACAATGACTTACGCCATAAATGACAACATTGTCATTATCCTGTCACCCGTCAAACAGGACGCGTTCAGTAGAGTAGCCCTAAAAATACTCTGGAATTCATCTGAACCGTTATGTTCCTGTTAAAACGACTAAGCATCACTACGGTATTTATCCTGGCAGGATGCGTCTCGCTGGCCCCTGAATACCAGCGCCCGGCGTCACCGGTACCCCAGCAGTTTTCGCTCTCGCGTAACAGCCTGACGCCTGTGGAAGGCCTGTATCAGGACACCGGCTGGCGCAACTTCTTCGTCGATCCGCAAATCGCGGGATTGATTACAGAGGCCCTGAAGAACAACCGCGATATAAAAATGGCCGCGCTGAAGGTTGAAGAGGCCCGGGCGCAGTTCAACGTGACGGATTCGGATCGTTATCCTCAGTTGAACGCCTCCGCGGACATCACTTACAGCGGGGGGCTAAAGAGTGACAAACCCACTTCCCGGCAGTACGACGCGGGACTGTCGCTTAGCTACGAACTCGACTTTTTCGGCAAGCTAAAGAACATGAGCGATGCCGACCGACAAAACTTTTTCGCCAGCGAAGAAGCCCGTCGTGCCGTGCATATTTTGCTTGTCGCTAATGTGTCGCAGAGCTATTTCAACCAACAACTGGCCTACAAACAGCTGCGTATCGCGCGCGATACGCTGTCAAATTATCAGCAGTCTTACGCCTTCGTTGAGCAACAGCTGGTGACGGGAAGCACGAACGTGCTGGCGCTGGAACAGGCACGGGGGCAGATCGAAAGCACCCGGGCAGAAATTGCCAAAAGAGAGGGGGAGCTGGCACAGGCCAATAATGCCTTACAACTGGTCCTCGGAACGTATCGCGCGCTACCGGGCGACAGCGGAATGAACGCCAGCGATATTGCGCCGGTAACGCTACCGCCCCATCTTTCATCGGCAATATTGCTCCAGCGCCCGGATATTATGGAGGCGGAGTATCAGCTTAAAGCGGCCGATGCGAATATTGGCGCGGCGCGCGCGGCCTTTTTCCCGTCCATCTCCCTGACCAGTGGGCTTTCAACGGGTAGCACGGAATTATCTGGCCTCTTCACGTCCGGCAGCGGCATGTGGAACGTTATTCCCAAAATAGACATTCCCATTTTTAATGCGGGCAGGAATAAAGCCAACCTGAAGCTGGCCGAAATTCGCCAGCAGCAGTCGGTTGTGAATTACGAACAAAAAATTCAGTCCGCCTTTAAACAGGTCGCCGACGCGCTCGCGCTGCGGGACAGCCTCAGCCAGCAGCTTGCTGCGCAACAGCGGTATCTTGATTCGCTAAACATCACCCTGCAGCGTGCCAGAGGGTTATATACCCGCGGTGCGGTCAGTTATATCGAAGTATTAGACGCGGAACGTGCGCTGTTTTCCACGCAACAAAACATTCTCGACCTTATTTATGCCCGACAGGTTAATGAAATTAATCTCTTCACCGCGCTGGGCGGCGGTTGGGTCGAATAACCTCAGTTAACTCAACAGGAAAATAATATGCGTAATTCAATGAAGGCCGTTGTATTCGGTGCGATCTCCATGATGTTTTCTGCCGGCCTGCAGGCCGAGGTTCATCAGCATGCAGAGATGAGTGCTGCCAGCGAAGGGGCCACAGAGCAGGTTGTCTCCGGGACTGGCATCGTGAAGGACATTGATCTCACAAACAAAAAGGTCACGATTGCTCATGAAGCCATCCCGGAAATTGGCTGGCCCGCCATGACCATGCGTTTCACCTTTACTGACGCAGACGAAAGTATTAAGGCCGTAAAAGTCGGCAACCGCGTTAATTTTTCTTTTGTGCAGCAGGGCAAAATCTCTTTACTCAAGAGCATTAAATAGCGAGACACGGCATGGCATCGTTAAAGGTTAAATATGCTGCAATGATGATCGGCAGCCTTCTCGCGGGAGGGCTGATTGCAGTGACGGCGTGGCAGTATATTTATGCTGCAGAAAAAACAGAAAATACCCCGCCGGAACGAAAGGTGCTTTTCTGGTATGACCCGATGAAGCCCGACGTTAAATTCGATAAGCCCGGTAAATCGCCGTTTATGGATATGGATCTGGTGCCGAAATACGCGGATGAAAATGACGATAAAAGCGGTGCCGGTATCCGTATTGATCCGACGCAGGTTCAGAACCTGGGATTAAAAACGCAAAAAGTCACCCGCGGCACGCTGAATTATGCCCAGACTATCCCGGCCAATGTCAGTTATAACGAATATCAGTTTGTTATCGTGCAGGCGCGCTCCGAAGGCTTTGTGGAGAAGGTGTATCCCCTGACGACAGGCGATCGTGTAAAGAAAGGCACGCCGCTCATCGACATCACCATTCCGGAGTGGGTGGAAGCGCAGAGTGAGTTCCTCCTGTTGTCCGGAACCGGTGGCACGCCCACGCAGCTGAAAGGGGTGCTTGAACGGCTTCGTCTGGCAGGCATGCCGGAAGCGGATATTCAGAGGTTACGCTCGACCCGCACGGTCCAGACCCGGTTTACCATCAACGCGCCGATTGACGGGGTGATCACCGCGTTTGACCTGCGTAACGGAATGAATATTTCGAAAGATAAGGTCGTGGCGCAGATTCAGGGGATGGATCCGGTGTGGATCAGCGCGGCCATACCTGAATCCATCGCGTATCTGCTGAAAGACGCCTCGCAGTTTGCCATTTCGGTCCCGGCGTATCCGGACACATCGTTTCACGTTGAAAAATGGAACATTTTGCCAAGCGTCGATCCTGCCACCCGTACGCTGCAGGTTCGCTTGCAGGTTTCCAACAAAGATGAACGGCTTAAGCCGGGTATGAATGCGTATCTGAAGCTGAACACCCAAAGTCAGGAGATGCTGTTGATCCCCTCCCAGGCCGTTATCGACACGGGTAAAGAACAGCGGGTCATCACCGTTGATGCGGAGGGCCGGTTTGTGCCGAAGCGGATCCACGTTCTGCACGAATCTCAGCAGCAGTCCGGCGTAGGATCCGGCCTCAGCGAAGGGGAGTCGGTGGTAGTCAGCGGTCTGTTCCTGATTGATTCCGAAGCCAATATTACCGGTGCGCTGGAGCGTATGCGTCAGCCTGAAAAGAGTCATTCAGGTCATTGAGGAGACGACGATGATTGCATGGATTATCCGGCGCGCCGTCGCCAACCGTTTCCTGGTGATG
This region of Enterobacter cloacae complex sp. R_G8 genomic DNA includes:
- a CDS encoding winged helix DNA-binding protein, which translates into the protein MTLKKSAASMNHDDINDGRIVSSRHLVSERCAELSELEYALIMTSNAFNKWMVRCMTAAGEPDMGAFDVSLLHHVNHRNRKKKLADICFVLNVEDTHVVTYALKKLVKAGYVTSEKAGKELFFSTTEAGKALCMKYRDVREACLINIHAESGIAGASIGDTAQLLRTISSLYDTAARAAASL
- a CDS encoding DUF969 domain-containing protein, whose protein sequence is MDGSALLPLIGIPVVVIGFALRFNPLLVVVVAGLATGLLVGMDFGMLLETFGEKFVNSRSLATFILILPVIGLLEYYGLKERAQAWVAKIASATSARILMIYFVAREGTAALGLMSLGGHAQTVRPLLAPMAEGAALNEYGELPQYIRDKIKAHAAACDNIAVFFGEDIFIAFGAVLLIDAFLKENGIQGIEPLHIGLWAIPTAIAALIIHMTRLLRLDASIRRDVMTWKAGQGTQEIAP
- a CDS encoding DUF979 domain-containing protein: MMTLLTINRVYYLIGFVVMLLVIMTLRDRANPKRFTTALFWFLFGGIFLFGDLMVQELGRSLAYRIIGGAVIVIALLAGFGLVGKGHYKMASEPERIASSNRLKNWLFLPALMIPVVTVIGTLFLKGVSIGGVYLLDQKQLTLAALCVACVAAILTGWWLTKGTPLHAVRQSRRLVDTIGWAVILPQMLAMLGGVFVVANTGNSVQQVVSLFVNPDNRFMLVVIYCVGMALFTMIMGNAFAAFPVLSAGIALPFLIHVHHGNPAPLLAIGMYAGYCGTLMTPMAANFNIVPAALLELKDKYQVIKIQIPTALTLLVVNVFLMYFLVFR
- a CDS encoding DUF2891 domain-containing protein; this translates as MELTQHQADAFARMPLTYLRQEYPNHIMHLLNDDGDVLPPRELHPIFYGCFDWHSAVHGYWLLLRCLRLYPQLSCREDIITLFADHLTPEKVAQELAYFNAPFRASFERPYGYGWLLALAQELKQSSLPQAAGWYQTLEPLTQDIRNRLVDYLSKLTYPIRVGTHYNTAFALALGVDYARAVEDSALESAILEAATRFYLADTQYPAHYEPGGDEYVSGALTEALLMSKVAENFPAWFDAFLPNIGAVAALMNPAEVSDRTDPKIAHLDGLNLSRAWCMKHIASVLPEDHPAQQALRDAVAKHLTASVEHVVGSHYSGGHWLASFALLALE
- a CDS encoding MFS transporter, producing the protein MTLFSNQPGDEGLPGHERARVMAAVMTTTLMGVFDGTIINIALPSMASAMQVPANVAVWFANGYLLSAAMTLAIFAAFAARVGYRPVFLAGLASFTLTSLGCALATTPEMLIGMRILQGIGGAATLSIAPAILRSVFPGRLLGRILGLHALLIASSTAIAPVLGGTILDVLSWQWLFAINIIPGSIALLLAWKALPRTTGTDTSPFDVPGALLSVILLGSMIMAANSVENTAHAISTGYWALVATISLIAFVWHIRRTRSPILPPVIFSNGRFTLAALTSLASFVSQGITFVALPFLFQSVYGYSPAIAALLFTPWPIGIVLIAPHAGRWADTISAPLISTLGLMIFVVGLILLATLPASPSAWDICLRSLVCGIGFGCFQSPNNREMLSNVAREYASYASGVLSIVRTFGQCLGAAVVGVLLAATAGSDHQTLDDGAVHLALWIAVIASTTSVLFSVSRLRNARRATA
- a CDS encoding LysR family transcriptional regulator, whose protein sequence is MTDPDFNLLVALDILLAEASVAGAARRLNLSTSAMSRTLSRLREVTGDPILVRAGRQMVLTPWAEATRDRARHALHEARAVLQPSTDTFRAENLERVFTVRANDGFVVAFGPLLIAAVAEAAPDVCIRFAPKPEKTSRYLREGLVDLEIGVQSNMGPEIRLQRLFEDHFVGAVRKGHPLAALPTVSLEDYVAWGHVVTAPNGSSHGFVDDALAARGMKRKIASVVPGFPTALSVALASDLIAMVPALYLLNQPMSENVHIFELPFPTRTITVSQMWHPRMEQDPGHRWLREKVLAVCHQSRHR
- a CDS encoding Cu(+)/Ag(+) sensor histidine kinase encodes the protein MHSKPARRPFSLALRLTFFISLSTILAFFAFTWFMLHSVEKHFAEQDISDLQQISRAMHRILQSPADPDEKKISKIKESLASYRNVAVLLLDPRGNVLFSSQGEAIRPAVNTADFSAHRRAQDVFLWTVEDAGKAMHAGSEMKMETYRIIASSGTATLQGKEQHYVMLIGLSINFHLHYLEALKKNLIAIAVAISLLIVLLIRIAVRQGHLPLRNVSNAIKNITSENLDARLEPSRVPVELEQLVISFNHMIEKIEDVFTRQANFSADIAHEIRTPITNLVTQTEIALSQNRSPKELEDVLYSSLEEYNRMTRMVSDMLFLAQADNNQLVPDRVTFDLSAEVMKVFDFFEAWAEERHITLRFNGTPCLIDGDPQMFRRAINNLLSNALRYTPEGETVTVSVSEKENACELIVANPGKPIPEAHLPRLFDRFYRVDPSRQRKGEGSGIGLAIVKSIITAHHGNVRVESDAVSTRFILSVPRLMAHR
- a CDS encoding copper/silver response regulator transcription factor, whose translation is MKILIVEDEIKTGEYLSKGLTEAGFVVDRADNGLTGYHLAMTADYDLLILDIMLPDVNGWDIIRMLRSAGKGMPVLLLSALGTIEHRVKGLELGADDYLVKPFAFAELLARVRTLLRRGNTVIAESQFTVADLSIDLVSRKVNRAGNRILLTSKEFSLLEFFVRHQGEVLPRSLIAAQVWDMNFDSDTNAIDVAVKRLRAKIDNDYEPKLIQTVRGVGYMLEVPDAQ
- a CDS encoding efflux transporter outer membrane subunit; the encoded protein is MFLLKRLSITTVFILAGCVSLAPEYQRPASPVPQQFSLSRNSLTPVEGLYQDTGWRNFFVDPQIAGLITEALKNNRDIKMAALKVEEARAQFNVTDSDRYPQLNASADITYSGGLKSDKPTSRQYDAGLSLSYELDFFGKLKNMSDADRQNFFASEEARRAVHILLVANVSQSYFNQQLAYKQLRIARDTLSNYQQSYAFVEQQLVTGSTNVLALEQARGQIESTRAEIAKREGELAQANNALQLVLGTYRALPGDSGMNASDIAPVTLPPHLSSAILLQRPDIMEAEYQLKAADANIGAARAAFFPSISLTSGLSTGSTELSGLFTSGSGMWNVIPKIDIPIFNAGRNKANLKLAEIRQQQSVVNYEQKIQSAFKQVADALALRDSLSQQLAAQQRYLDSLNITLQRARGLYTRGAVSYIEVLDAERALFSTQQNILDLIYARQVNEINLFTALGGGWVE
- the cusF gene encoding cation efflux system protein CusF is translated as MRNSMKAVVFGAISMMFSAGLQAEVHQHAEMSAASEGATEQVVSGTGIVKDIDLTNKKVTIAHEAIPEIGWPAMTMRFTFTDADESIKAVKVGNRVNFSFVQQGKISLLKSIK
- a CDS encoding efflux RND transporter periplasmic adaptor subunit encodes the protein MASLKVKYAAMMIGSLLAGGLIAVTAWQYIYAAEKTENTPPERKVLFWYDPMKPDVKFDKPGKSPFMDMDLVPKYADENDDKSGAGIRIDPTQVQNLGLKTQKVTRGTLNYAQTIPANVSYNEYQFVIVQARSEGFVEKVYPLTTGDRVKKGTPLIDITIPEWVEAQSEFLLLSGTGGTPTQLKGVLERLRLAGMPEADIQRLRSTRTVQTRFTINAPIDGVITAFDLRNGMNISKDKVVAQIQGMDPVWISAAIPESIAYLLKDASQFAISVPAYPDTSFHVEKWNILPSVDPATRTLQVRLQVSNKDERLKPGMNAYLKLNTQSQEMLLIPSQAVIDTGKEQRVITVDAEGRFVPKRIHVLHESQQQSGVGSGLSEGESVVVSGLFLIDSEANITGALERMRQPEKSHSGH